In one window of Cellulophaga sp. HaHa_2_95 DNA:
- a CDS encoding nuclear transport factor 2 family protein: MSASKFFLSMALPLLILLSCKATKIEGNSNTIPKYSPVDATLHKTIAALDANFFDAYNHCNLEKQASIYSDNIEFYHDKGGLMTSKEKIIEGTKKNICNKITRTLVKGSLEVYPIKDYGAVEIGYHTFFNKQEPNAVAVPSKFIIMWQHTNNVWKITKVISLH, from the coding sequence ATGAGCGCATCCAAATTTTTCTTGAGCATGGCACTACCCCTACTCATACTTTTGTCTTGCAAAGCCACCAAAATAGAAGGCAACTCCAATACTATTCCTAAATATTCTCCCGTAGACGCCACATTGCATAAAACTATTGCAGCATTAGATGCTAACTTTTTTGATGCCTATAACCACTGTAATTTAGAAAAACAAGCTTCTATATATTCGGACAATATTGAGTTTTACCATGATAAAGGGGGCTTAATGACCTCCAAGGAGAAAATTATTGAAGGAACGAAAAAGAATATTTGCAATAAGATCACCAGAACGCTCGTAAAAGGTAGTTTAGAAGTATATCCTATAAAAGATTATGGCGCGGTTGAAATAGGATACCATACATTTTTTAATAAGCAGGAGCCCAATGCGGTTGCTGTACCCAGTAAATTTATAATCATGTGGCAGCACACCAACAATGTATGGAAAATAACTAAAGTCATTAGCTTACATTAA